The following DNA comes from Bos indicus isolate NIAB-ARS_2022 breed Sahiwal x Tharparkar chromosome 3, NIAB-ARS_B.indTharparkar_mat_pri_1.0, whole genome shotgun sequence.
GAGCAAAGGTTTAGACTGGATAACTGGCCTTTAGCCTATGTCTGTTCGGAGTCCAGAGCTTTGCGCGCTCTAAGGTCCTCCCGTCTTGAGCGCGCCCTACCCTCCCGGAGTATGCGAAGGTCTGCCTAAAGAGCCTGGACAAGTGACACAGCTTCTTTCAAGTGTAGTCGTGGGTGGCTCTGAAAAGAGCCTTTGGATTTGATGGAACCTCGAGCACAGCGCACACTTCTTAAGCCCGCTCCCCGCGGATGCGGCGAGCCAGCTGGATGTCTTTGGGCATGATGGTCACGCGCTTGGCGTGGATGGCGCACAGGTTCGTGTCTTCAAACAGCCCCACCAGGTAGGCCTCGCTCGCCTCCTGCAGCGCCATCACGGCCGAGCTCTGGAAGCGCAGGTCCGTCTTGAAGTCCTGCGCGATCTCGCGCACCAGCCGCTGGAACGGCAGCTTGCGGATCAGCAGCTCGGTCGACTTCTGGTAGCGTCGGATCTCCCGCAGGGCCACGGTACCCGGCCGGTAGCGATGCGGCTTCTTGACGCCGCCCGTGGCCGGCGCGCTCTTGCGAGCCGCCTTGGTGGCCAGCTGCTTCCGCGGGGCCTTGCCACCGGTCGACTTGCGGGCAGTCTGCTTTGTACGAGCCATAGCGAACCAAGACGCGAAATTACGGGACCAGCGCCGCGCAGGAAGAGTAACCAGGGGTGCGGCCGCTGCAGCAGTCTTTATAGGCAGTCTTTTCCCCAGTTGGGCGGGACAAATACTTGAAAGTCCCGCGCTGGCTATCCATTGGCTGGGACGTCGTTCTCTTTAGCGCCACTGACTGGCTTGGGCCGACTCCTCCCTACCCCGCCCCCTCCGCCCCCACCGCCCCACCGCCCCCACCGCCCCACCGCCCATCGGCCTCCCTTTCTACTTTCCAGTTTGCCTAGTTTTTCCCTCTCCtcggttttcatttatttcagggTGAGAGTCATATTTGAGAACAGCTGTGACAATGTTCCTTCTCAGTCCCTTAGAACACACTACTTACGATACCCTCTTGCTTTCTACGCTAACTCCCCAAACTGAACCTCGACCTGTTtgcaccacccccgcccccagcacccTGAACGCAGTTACCTTTCCAGAGGTCTCCTAGTCTAGTTGGCTGGACCGGATCTTggtttgttttcctcctttcGGTGCTTTAAAGATCGGAAAGTTATCTCCCCCGCGGCAGGGCGCGAGATCCCGTTTCTAAAAGCCGAACCGGGGACCTCTATCTCCACCGCTAAGGCATCTTTATCCCTTTAAGATAGTAGACTTAAGTCAAAAACCCAGGTCCGCCAATTTCTTCACATCTGTCCGCTTCCCTAACACACTGGGGTGTCCGAGATGTATGCGTGTGTGAGGGAACATCCCGCTGATACTTAGACCTCCTCGAGTTGGGCAAAGGCCTGGGGAACAACTGGTGTTGAACCCTAGACATCCGACTCCCAAACATAAACCATCGCGGAGCACTTAGAACTGAAGCGACCGTGGCGCGCTCAAGTTTCCTACCTTCACCTGGCTTAAGTCCTAGGTTTTACGGTCCACCACaacccaggctgggctccccgtTTACTACCGACAAGGTTGGAATCGAAAAGTTATTGTTAACAACTCTTTATTTGAAAGCGTGGGTGGCTCTGAAAAGAGCCTTTTGATTTTACAGATGCCCCTTCTACAGGAGAGCTGGGTAGGACTTGCGGGAGACCGGCCTCACTTGCCCTTTGCCTTGTGGTGGCTCTCAGTCTTCTTCGGGAGCAACACGGCCTGGATATTGGGCAAAACGCCGCCCTGGGCGATGGTGACCTTGCCCAACAGCTTGTTCAGCTCCTCGTCGTTGCGGATGGCCAGCTGCAGGTGACGAGGGATGATGCGCGTCTTCTTGTTGTCTCGCGCCGCATTGCCCGCCAGCTCCAGGATTTCGGCGGTCAGGTACTCCAAGACCGCCGCCATGTAGACGGGCGCGCCGGCCCCCACCCGCTCAGCGTAGTTGCCTTTGCGCAGCAGGCGGTGCACCCGCCCCACCGGGAACTGCAAGCCTGCGCGAGACGAGCGCGACTTGGCCTTGGCGCGGGCCTTGCCGCCTTGCTTGCCACGACCAGACATGACAGCGACACCCACTAACACTTGCTCCCGCCAAACGCCCGACAAACTCGCCCTCCACGGCCCCACTTCACCCTTTTATAGGCAGAACGGCGATTGCCTGTGAAGCACTTTGATTGGCTACAGCACATCTTCGGCCTCGTGACCAATAGGATAGCGCAGTCAGAATCCACTCATTTACATAACCTTGTCTCCCTCGCGAGAGAGCCACTGAAATCTCGCCAATCGCAACGGGGCGTGATCAGAACCTTAATTTGCCTACAGTCTCTATTATAAGTACCGAGTCGCTGCCGGTCAGCCCGGGTGCTCCCTGTTGCCGTCTGCGTTTTTGGTTATCTGTGCAGCTTGTGTTTGCAGTTATGCCCGAGCCGGCAAAATCCGCTCCCGCGCCCAAAAAGGGCTCCAAGAAAGCCGTCACCAAAGCCCAGAAAAAGGACGGCAAGAAGCGCAAGCGCAGCCGCAAGGAGAGTTATTCCGTCTACGTGTACAAGGTGTTGAAACAGGTGCACCCGGACACCGGCATCTCGTCCAAAGCCATGGGCATCATGAACTCATTTGTCAACGACATCTTCGAGCGCATCGCGGGCGAAGCGTCGCGCTTGGCGCATTACAACAAGCGCTCGACCATCACGTCCCGGGAGATCCAGACGGCCGTGCGACTTCTGCTGCCCGGCgagctggccaagcacgccgTGTCCGAGGGCACCAAGGCGGTCACCAAGTACACCAGCTCCAAGTGAGTCCTTGTCGGGACTCGGCGCTCGCTCGAGTTGCCCAGCCACTTGACGTTCTAAAGGTTCTTTTCAGAGCCACCCACCTTCTCAGTAGAAGCAGCTGTCATTTTGTTTTACACAGGTTTTCTGCTGCCCAGCTTTTTGTACTGGTTTTCACTCATTAAGTACAAATATCCTTATTCCTTTAGATACAATGAGGGAATAAGTATGATTATCTAGTTTTGTGGGAGAATATAATAGGGTATAGATGTGCTAAGTTTTCTCAAAGAACTGCTGTTGAAACTGGCTTTTTCGATGATGTTGCTTTTTATGAATTTCAGCATACAAGATTAAAAAGTTTCAATATCCATGGTGCGACTGTCTAGTGCTCCGAAGTGATATAACGATGTGGTACTGAATTTTTGTAGAACATGTTCTGTGTTGTGTACAAAACGGGATAATTTAGCTTACACTTGGTACTAACAAATTCCTTGAGTTTATACATCCTGCATTCACAAGCACATGGGTGCCCAGTTTATGTGTAGATTCCCCTGTTAGGGAAATTGAAGCTTGGATATGATACCCAAGAACTAACCGTTTTGCTGCCTTTGCTCTGCCTCATGGCAAATCACATAAAACGTGCCTAATTTTCAGTGATAGTGTTCTCCCCAGAGAATTACCACTCAAAAAAGCTTGCCGTATATAAAGAACTTGACCATACAATGGAAACAAATTATGCATATTTTCCAAAGCAGTAAAAAGTCTGAAATCTTAAAGGAGCAGAAAGTTATAATACAGTTGGGTGTGCAAAGGAGACTAGCTGCagtttcattttaatgttttgggAACTGTTAGATTGCTTCCTGTAGAGATTAACCTTAATCACTTTGGTTGCTTTGTGGATCATAGATCCTAGGTAGTTCACAGTAGAAGCAAGGAAAGCAACTAGAAGGCTATTACAGTGTCACAGGTTAGAGAAGTGAGTCAAAATCTGGTCTAAAGACCAGCAGTATTAGCATTACCTGAAAATTCATTAAAAGTGGACTCTTCAGacactaagttcagttcagtcgctcagtcgtgtccgactctttgcgaccccatgaattgcagcatgccaggcctccctgtccatcaccaactctcagggTTATGTAGGGCCATTATCTTGTTTTGCTCTGTCCTAATTCCCTCAGGTTGCACTGAGGAGACAGCTGCTGAGGCTGATGACTTTTTGGccacaacatcctttgtttactgaaatggcaggTTACAGTCTTTGTCCACACTGTAAACACAGCAATGGAGATGAAGGCTATCACGTcaaagtattcttttttaaaaaattatttgtctgctaagggtcttagttgcggcatgcaggatcttatgtTGTGGCACTCAAACTTAGTTGAAAGTATTCTTGTagactttcatttcttcttatgtGTTTCCTTAAAGTATTCTTCAAGACTTGATTTCTTATGTTATGAAGTATAACTTAGTCAATAATATACATTATAGGACTGTCAACTACTATGtagcatttttcttctgtttttctagtTGCATGCTGATTTTCATTAAGGAACTCACCTAATCCCTTATGTATGTAGTTCTCAAACTTGCTGTTAGGGAAATAAAATAGAAGTTGTCTTCTTCAAGCTTCAGAGGCAAAAgagcagagcaggcctctgatcttgcttctaacctgcctggacactgccccgACTGGGAGTGACCGGGAgtgactgcctgctgtgagtgcaagacTTGCAGCACCTTAGAtaagatggggaaagaattttgagatttttgagCCCGTGGAGGGGGCCTGGCCAATCAAGCcccagactgaacaacaatctaaGTTTTACAagacaaagttcagttcagttaaattgctcagccgtgtccgactctgtgaccccatggatggcagcatgccaactcctggagcttgctcaaattcatgtccatccaaccatctcatcctctgtcgtccccttctcccatcttcaatctttcccagcatcagggtattttcaaatgagtcacttcttcacatcaggtggccaaagtattggagtttcagcttcagcatcagtccttccaatgaacactcaagactgatctcctttaggatggactggttggatctccttgcagtccaagggactctcaagagtcttctccaacaccacagttcaaaagcatcagttcttcagtgctcagctttcttaatggtccaactctcacatccatcatgactactggaacaaccatagctttgactagatggacctttgttggcaaagtaatgtctctgcttttgaatatgcagtctaggtttgtcatagcttttcttccaaggagcaagtgtcttttaatttcatggctgaagtcaccatctgcagtgattttggagcccaagaaaagaaagtctgtcactgttttcatcgtttccccatctatttgccatgaagtgatgggactggatgctatgatcattgttttttgagtgttgagttttaaaccagctttttcactctctcctcttctcactttcatcaagaggctctttagttcttttttgctttctgccataagggtggtgtcatctgggtatctgaggttattgatattatttctcccagcaatctttttaattaattttaattggaggctaattacaatattgtggtggtttttgccatacattgacatgaatcagccacaggtgtacatgtgtccccctgtcctgaacccccctccgaactccctccccatcccacccctctgggttggcCCAGTgaaccagctttgagtgccctgcttcgtGCATccaacttggactggtcatctatttcacatatggtagtaacatgtttcaatgctattctctcaaatcatcccaccctcacctcccacagagtccaaaagtctgttctttacatctgtgtctcttttgcatatagggttgtcattaccatctttctaaattccatatatatgcattaatatactgtattggtgtttttctttctgacttcattctgtataatgggctccagtttcatccacctcattagatctgACTCAAATGCActattttttatagctgagtaatattccattgtgtgtatgtaccacaactttctcagccatttgtctgtctcccggcaatcttgattccagcttgtgcttcatccagcctggatgGATGGACCCATTCCAACCTGGACCCATTTCACATGATgggtatatataagtatatatgggtatatatacttagagtatatataaatatatatatatatatatatatatatatatacacacacactctgcatataagttaaataagcaaacaaatagcattaacatgaaaccagCCTTGCAATTTGGTCACAGATTGATGATGATATCTGTCCTGGGGTTATAAGTGGGAACCCCAAACTGCAATCTCACCCATGGAGTGGACGCACGGCCTGGGACCTTTCCCCAATTGGGACTCCAGATGTTCTGTGACACAGGACTTCCCAGTGCTAattaagtctggatgttggtcaaaacccaatttggtgatgtatcctctgctctttctgtttttcttttcatttaatgttagtatattgaaagtaagctagataattctctaatatttgtattatttacttGTATATAACAAATGGCTTATtctgttaacaaatcctttgaacctgagacaaaagtgaaaacttttggcaaaaACAACGGCCCATTGTACCTGGAGGACTCTTAGAAATACTGATGTCTTGGTGCTatccccagaaattctgatttaagtGATTTAGAATATAGCCATCcattagttgggaagatcccttagagaagggaaaggctacccactccagtattctggcctggagaattccacggactgtatagtctcaAAGactcgcacacgactgagcaactttcacttcacttagggcttcccttgtggctcagctggtaaagaatccactagcaatgcgagagacctggatttgatccctgggttgggatctctggagaagggaaaggccacctactccagtattctggcctagagaactccatggactatatagtccgtggggtcgcaaaagttagattgagtgactttcactttcatccattagaatttttaaaaagctccccaCGTGACTCCAATGAGCAGTCAGTTTTGAGAATCACTGCCactgtgtcggagaaggcaatggcaacccactccagcactcttgcctggaaaatcccatggatggaggggcctggtgggctgcagtccatggggtcgctaggagacttgactgaagcgacttagcagcagcagcagccactgtgtGTTCCCCGGAAGAGAGAGATTATCTCAGTTCTTAACCTTGGCCTGATTGGTTTAAACGTAGTCCCAACCACTTTCCACATTGATTAGCTCAAAAAATTTAGACCAATTTGATTAGCACAAACATTTCAGCAGTTGGACTGAGTAGGGCAGGGGTTCCCCAACccttttggcaccagagaccaaTTTTGTGGGAGACAAAAAATTTTTCCACCGACCAGTGGTGgaggggggatggtttggggatgattcaagtgcattacatttattttgcactatatttctaatctaatgccaccGCAGATAAGATAGCGGCCCAGAGGTACCCTGGAGTAGGGGAATGTAGATTGCTCTTATCTTTTGTTAAAGAAACTTCTTTGTTTTCAAGAGGCAGCAGCAAGATGGAGGGTCATGTGGGTATGAAGGCAAGAATAACTGTAGACAGCACTCAGGAGGGCAACTGCTGAGGGGGAGAATTGGAGAACTGAGCCATTCAGAGTTCAGCCACCCTCTGAGCCCTGCTGTACTTTTGGACATCCAGTGAAGCCAGTTTGTATGACATACTATTTAAACTAACTGGGATCTTGAACTATTTGAGAAACAGTAATAAATAGTTCCCcagaataaaaggaaagacaACACACCTTTTATCTTGGAAGGCCTCAAAGAGGCCAAATAAGGCAGATAAGGAAAAATAGAACTATATATTTATACTAAATGTCCAAGTTTTAAAACCAGTATTTGACCAGGCCAGGGATTAATACTACTGTTAAGAAGGAATTGTTAAGAAGGAATgtctaggaatttttaaaaatctaaaattttatttaaaattaaataatataattctattattaaaatttttagtttacaTTGGTTTCttaggactgccataacaaagccccacaaaactgagtggcttaaaacaacagaaatgttgtTTCTCAGAAATGTACTCAGCCATCATTCTGAAGTTTAAAGTCAACATGTTGGCAGGGCCCTGTCCCTCTTTGCCAGGATCCTTCCTTGTCTTCAGCTTCTGGTAGCCCCAGGTATCTTGTGGTTTACAACAGCGTAACCCCATTTGTCTCAGTTTTCTTCTTGTGCATTTCTACATTtcaaggacatcagtcatattggattagaccTTATGAATTAGACCCTAATGACCTTATTAACTGATTACATCTACAAAGATCCCATTTTCAAATTAGGCCACATTCTAAGGCACCAGGGAGTTAGACTTCAGCATATCTTTTAGCGAGACACAGTTCAATGCATAACAACAGTCAACAGCTGGGGTAGGTAGAATAGGGCTCCCAAATACGTCCAAATTTTAGTGAAATACTAAGGCCAAAGTTAGATATGAGGGGGGAAAATGTATCTAGACATGTTAAATTGATTCTAAAAGCTTCCAGAAAGGGtgctctgcttagttgctcagtcatgtctgactctttgagaccccatggactatagtctgccaggctcctgtccaaggggattctccaggcaagaacaccatttcctacaccaggaaAGAAAGGGTAGAACCCTATAAACGAGCAAGAAGTGGGATTTTAAAATCTAAcccctttctctttcctgaacTCCAGATTCTCAAATTTCATATTCCCAACTTGGGAATTTGGTATTTCTTATTTGATATTTCCACTTGGATAGCAACCAGGAATCTCAACATTTTGCCTAAGATATTACTCTAGGCTTTCCCCCTCCAAACCTACTTGCCTCTTTTATCAGTAAGTTGCAGCTCTTTCCAAGTGCTCAGTCCAAGAACCTGCAATTAATCCTTGACTCCTCTCTTTCATTCATAACCTACGTACAATTCatcaatttcatttaaaatatatcttgacTACGTCTCACTATCTCCATGGCTACCACCCATCTCTCTCCTGAGTGTTACTATAGCCTCTTTCATATTCTTCCTGCCTCTACTCTTGCTCTCCTATAGTCTATTTTTTAACATAGTATCCTGGGTGAGCTTTAGCATGAGTCAAATAATGTCATGGAACTCTCTCATGATGGAACTCTCCAAAGGCACTCCAACTTAACTTCAAATTAAAGACAAAATCTTTCCAATGGCCTAGGAGGCCCCTCAAAGGCACACACGATCTGACTTTCACCTACCTTTCTGATCCTATCTCCCTGCACATCTTTCCTTTGCTCACTGTTCTCCAGCCTCAGTGGCCTTGCTTATTCTTTGAACTTCTCAAACTTAtacctacctcagggcctttgttcTTAGAATACACTTCTCTAAGTTATCCTATGGCTCACTTTTTTTCATTCATGCCTCTGTTCAAATATTAACTGATCAGATCTGTCATCCACACTCAATATTCTGCTGTACAGATCACCTCCTAAATATACtattattcttttccttctttcgcTTATTCTCAGCATTCATCAACTAGAATGTAGTTTTATACAGACAGggattttttctgtttattgctattttattgctttatctCAGTATGAATTGTTTCCCTCTCCCATATTGTGAGAAGTGATATGCATAAAGGAAGCTAGACAAGGTGTCAGTTTTGCTTTCACACTTGTAAGTGTAATGCTGGTGCTAAAGGAACTATTGATTGATGGGTAATAAAGTTGCATTGAGTCTTGGATTTCTCCATCTTTCAGACCAGTTGTATTCTGCTTTCCTATTCATATTTTGAGTCCTCAGAACCAAATACTGACCATTATCTCACCCACTTGTAATTAGGTTATCTACCCAACATCCTGCATGCCTCttagaatatttgttttatttttatcctgtAAACTCAAACTTTCCCCTATCatctttctgtctttcctccaCATTACCGTGCTTTATCTGAACTTTTCAAGCTCCAAGCAACCTGCCTCACCTCTCAGGAGATCCAAGCAAGGCAGGTCAAAAGCAAGGAAATGTTTTCTGGGACCGAAGAAAGTATGGATTTAGTACAATAACTAGGAGACAAGTTACCTGTTTTTGATTGGGTGGGACAGATGagaggtaatgaaaataatgctGGAAGATAATATTTGGGATTCTATGTACATacataagaaaaaatgaataaaagggtGCTTGTAGTgagcttaactttttttttttctaggaagtTTCACCTTTATACCTTGCAGTACTTTATCTTCTGTTCTCATTTTACcttctttaaaatgtgtttttaaatcctAGTAAAGGCAGAAAATGTTAAGTTCTATGCAATATTTGGTACTCTGTATTAATGAGGGAATAAATGAAACTAGTTTTTCATGTCGCTTTACAAACAGTTCTGGAAAGGaacaattaggaaaaaagaaagaaaatatctagGGTGGGAACGGCAAACTGAACAAGTTCTTCCCAAGCAATATGGGAATCTTGTAATTGATCTGTCAGTGGTTATCAAACATTTGAATTACTTGACTTGTTCCATAGACTGTTCATCcttgccccacccccaacccccaaccctcCACCGCCCACTGAGGCCTGGTGATTTGGATTCAATGGAAGTATGTAGGGTTTGAAGGGTAGACAGGTAAATTAAAGATCCAATGGCCTTTGAATTGTTTGTAGGAAACACTGCTTTTTAACCATCTAGTCTAAAAAAAGGTGAGGGCctttattctctcatttttggTGTCTCTGTTTTCAGAGGAGGGAATTGTTCCAGGGAAGGGGAAAGTATTTTTAAGGCTAAGTaggtttaacaacaacaaaaaagctgcTGGATAAAGTCTCTGGAGCACATTTTATGATTGGCAGGCCCAGGTTCTTGAAATCCCTGACTATAAAGCCTCTTTCCTTCTTGCTTCTTTACTCAAATTATAAAACAGCAAAACTACAACTATAGGGAATTGTGTTGATATCAAtatctgggggggggggggggggatttaCTATGGATAACAATGGCTTTTGTATAACCTTTTTCTAACAATGTTGCTTAATATCTAGAATTTGGGCAAAACATTGACTTCAGTGTAGGCACCTGAAAGGAATAGCAAAGTGAGACAAGAAGTATGTATagattaaaaattactttaactaTGTGTGGATGAAAAATGTCAACTGCCATATCTGTAATCAAAGGATGtggccatcaagccatcagccactgcagccactCTAGTCATCctgggattcaggatggagaaaaacaggatacgGGTCCTAGATAGTTAAAATGTGTATCAAGGAATGATCTCAGTCAGCCTGCTCTTCCAACTTtccatacacaaaataaagaaGTGCTAAATTCATTGAGATTTCTTCTTTAGCAGAAATCTTTTGATGAATATTCAACTATCTGGTTTGTTTTTGCAAAACTGCTATATATTCTGGTTCCTCCCTTACCTTCTCAAAACAGCCCCTCAGTGCTATTTGAaaggctgtctcctgggcttagaagtgtcagtcactcagttacgtCTGAGCCTTTGCcacaccatgggctgtagtctgctagcctcctctgtccatagaattctgcaagaaagaatactggagtgggtagccattctcttctccaggggatcttcctaacccagggatcaaacacaggtttcctgcactgcaggcggattctttaccatctaaaccacaagggaagtccatctACTTGGCTTAGGTCCACAAGTTATTGAATAAAACACAATTCTTAACTCAGGTTGTGCATTTTTCAGTGGACAAATGGAATCGAGATAACCAGGTGCACTGTTTTCTATTCATGCTGGGGCATGGTATCAAAATATTGCTTTTAAAGTAACATTAAATTTGGTTTTTGAGCTCAAGAAAAATGAACTTGAGTTGACCCACTCTATCTGCTGTAAAGTAACTAATGCTTAActttccaccctccctccccatcctcctgaGTAGATTTACACTGACCATCCATCTCTCACGGTTttactggaaaaggtaagttacTTGCATGAGTAAACAGTTACTCTAGCTAGTTCTAGAGTAATTGACAAGACTTGGTCCTTTCTGGAGTTTTTCCTCTTCATCCTAAGGGAAAGGACAGTtcttactagaaaaaaaaatcggCGGTACAAAAAAGTACCATAAtagacaacaaaaataaagatgacaGCTGCTTCTACTGAGAAGGTGGGTGGCTCTGAAAAGAACCTTTAGAACGTCAAGTGGCTGGGCAACTCGAGCGAGCGCCGAGTCCCGACAAGGACTCACT
Coding sequences within:
- the LOC109555744 gene encoding histone H3 translates to MARTKQTARKSTGGKAPRKQLATKAARKSAPATGGVKKPHRYRPGTVALREIRRYQKSTELLIRKLPFQRLVREIAQDFKTDLRFQSSAVMALQEASEAYLVGLFEDTNLCAIHAKRVTIMPKDIQLARRIRGERA
- the LOC139182130 gene encoding histone H2A type 2-A; protein product: MSGRGKQGGKARAKAKSRSSRAGLQFPVGRVHRLLRKGNYAERVGAGAPVYMAAVLEYLTAEILELAGNAARDNKKTRIIPRHLQLAIRNDEELNKLLGKVTIAQGGVLPNIQAVLLPKKTESHHKAKGK
- the LOC109555767 gene encoding histone H2B type 1-C/E/F/G/I, giving the protein MPEPAKSAPAPKKGSKKAVTKAQKKDGKKRKRSRKESYSVYVYKVLKQVHPDTGISSKAMGIMNSFVNDIFERIAGEASRLAHYNKRSTITSREIQTAVRLLLPGELAKHAVSEGTKAVTKYTSSK